Proteins from a genomic interval of Trifolium pratense cultivar HEN17-A07 linkage group LG6, ARS_RC_1.1, whole genome shotgun sequence:
- the LOC123890735 gene encoding putative low molecular weight protein-tyrosine-phosphatase slr0328 isoform X8 produces the protein MPILNWFCQCKLVLWRLRTRNYHRHKHHSQFSLYVLETSVEVQLLKGFSLISLRKEGNQTDSRMRAASKRCGIEITSISRPIKSSDFVEFDLILAMDKQNRERGYMEAFNRWKFRDPLPEDAHKKVRLICSYCKKHDETEVPDPCYGGPEGFKKSEVEYHLQVQR, from the exons ATGCCAATTTTGAACTGGTTTTGTCAATGCAA GTTAGTGTTGTGGCGTTTAAGAACAAGAAACTACCACAGACACAAACACCATTCTCAGTTCTCTTTGTATGTCTTGGAAACATCTGTAGAAGTCCAGCTGCTGAAGGGGTTTTCACTTATTTCGTTAAGAAAAGAG ggtAATCAAACTGATTCAAGAATGAGGGCAGCTTCAAAAAGATGTGGGATTGAGATAACTTCAATTTCAAGGCCAATTAAGTCATCTGATTTTGTTGAGTTTGATCTTATTCTTGCTATGGACAAGCAAAATAGAGAGAG agGATATATGGAAGCTTTTAATAGATGGAAGTTTAGAGATCCTTTACCTGAAGATGCCCACAAAAAG GTTAGGTTGATCTGCTCATATTGTAAGAAACATGATGAAACTGAAGTCCCGGATCCTTGCTATGGTGGACCTGAAGGTTTTAAGAAG AGTGAAGTTGAATATCATTTACAAGTGCAAAGATAG
- the LOC123890735 gene encoding putative low molecular weight protein-tyrosine-phosphatase slr0328 isoform X2 has product MQVSVVAFKNKKLPQTQTPFSVLFVCLGNICRSPAAEGVFTYFVKKRGFDSKIRIDSAGTINYHEVGISVNVLYEIEISFLRKQLLFLVFFMMGFFRLFKKLIFFLKGNQTDSRMRAASKRCGIEITSISRPIKSSDFVEFDLILAMDKQNRERGYMEAFNRWKFRDPLPEDAHKKVRLICSYCKKHDETEVPDPCYGGPEGFKKSEVEYHLQVQR; this is encoded by the exons ATGCAA GTTAGTGTTGTGGCGTTTAAGAACAAGAAACTACCACAGACACAAACACCATTCTCAGTTCTCTTTGTATGTCTTGGAAACATCTGTAGAAGTCCAGCTGCTGAAGGGGTTTTCACTTATTTCGTTAAGAAAAGAGGTTTTGATTCTAAAATCAGAATTGATTCTGCTGGTACAATCAATTATCATGAAGTGGGTATATCTGTAAATGTTTTATATGAAATAGAAATATCATTTTTaagaaaacaattattatttttggtattttttatgATGGGTTTTTTCAGATTGtttaaaaagttgattttttttttgaagggtAATCAAACTGATTCAAGAATGAGGGCAGCTTCAAAAAGATGTGGGATTGAGATAACTTCAATTTCAAGGCCAATTAAGTCATCTGATTTTGTTGAGTTTGATCTTATTCTTGCTATGGACAAGCAAAATAGAGAGAG agGATATATGGAAGCTTTTAATAGATGGAAGTTTAGAGATCCTTTACCTGAAGATGCCCACAAAAAG GTTAGGTTGATCTGCTCATATTGTAAGAAACATGATGAAACTGAAGTCCCGGATCCTTGCTATGGTGGACCTGAAGGTTTTAAGAAG AGTGAAGTTGAATATCATTTACAAGTGCAAAGATAG
- the LOC123890735 gene encoding putative low molecular weight protein-tyrosine-phosphatase slr0328 isoform X5, protein MPILNWFCQCKLVLWRLRTRNYHRHKHHSQFSLYVLETSVEVQLLKGFSLISLRKEGNQTDSRMRAASKRCGIEITSISRPIKSSDFVEFDLILAMDKQNRERGYMEAFNRWKFRDPLPEDAHKKVRLICSYCKKHDETEVPDPCYGGPEGFKKVLDMLEDACESLLENILAENKHIQES, encoded by the exons ATGCCAATTTTGAACTGGTTTTGTCAATGCAA GTTAGTGTTGTGGCGTTTAAGAACAAGAAACTACCACAGACACAAACACCATTCTCAGTTCTCTTTGTATGTCTTGGAAACATCTGTAGAAGTCCAGCTGCTGAAGGGGTTTTCACTTATTTCGTTAAGAAAAGAG ggtAATCAAACTGATTCAAGAATGAGGGCAGCTTCAAAAAGATGTGGGATTGAGATAACTTCAATTTCAAGGCCAATTAAGTCATCTGATTTTGTTGAGTTTGATCTTATTCTTGCTATGGACAAGCAAAATAGAGAGAG agGATATATGGAAGCTTTTAATAGATGGAAGTTTAGAGATCCTTTACCTGAAGATGCCCACAAAAAG GTTAGGTTGATCTGCTCATATTGTAAGAAACATGATGAAACTGAAGTCCCGGATCCTTGCTATGGTGGACCTGAAGGTTTTAAGAAG GTGTTAGATATGCTTGAAGATGCTTGTGAATCATTGCTAGAAAACATTTTGGCAGAAAATAAACATATACAAGAATCCTAA
- the LOC123890735 gene encoding uncharacterized protein LOC123890735 isoform X6, producing the protein MPILNWFCQCKLVLWRLRTRNYHRHKHHSQFSLYVLETSVEVQLLKGFSLISLRKEVLILKSELILLGNQTDSRMRAASKRCGIEITSISRPIKSSDFVEFDLILAMDKQNRERGYMEAFNRWKFRDPLPEDAHKKVRLICSYCKKHDETEVPDPCYGGPEGFKKSEVEYHLQVQR; encoded by the exons ATGCCAATTTTGAACTGGTTTTGTCAATGCAA GTTAGTGTTGTGGCGTTTAAGAACAAGAAACTACCACAGACACAAACACCATTCTCAGTTCTCTTTGTATGTCTTGGAAACATCTGTAGAAGTCCAGCTGCTGAAGGGGTTTTCACTTATTTCGTTAAGAAAAGAGGTTTTGATTCTAAAATCAGAATTGATTCTGCTG ggtAATCAAACTGATTCAAGAATGAGGGCAGCTTCAAAAAGATGTGGGATTGAGATAACTTCAATTTCAAGGCCAATTAAGTCATCTGATTTTGTTGAGTTTGATCTTATTCTTGCTATGGACAAGCAAAATAGAGAGAG agGATATATGGAAGCTTTTAATAGATGGAAGTTTAGAGATCCTTTACCTGAAGATGCCCACAAAAAG GTTAGGTTGATCTGCTCATATTGTAAGAAACATGATGAAACTGAAGTCCCGGATCCTTGCTATGGTGGACCTGAAGGTTTTAAGAAG AGTGAAGTTGAATATCATTTACAAGTGCAAAGATAG
- the LOC123890735 gene encoding putative low molecular weight protein-tyrosine-phosphatase slr0328 isoform X4 encodes MQVSVVAFKNKKLPQTQTPFSVLFVCLGNICRSPAAEGVFTYFVKKRGFDSKIRIDSAGTINYHEGNQTDSRMRAASKRCGIEITSISRPIKSSDFVEFDLILAMDKQNRERGYMEAFNRWKFRDPLPEDAHKKVRLICSYCKKHDETEVPDPCYGGPEGFKKVLDMLEDACESLLENILAENKHIQES; translated from the exons ATGCAA GTTAGTGTTGTGGCGTTTAAGAACAAGAAACTACCACAGACACAAACACCATTCTCAGTTCTCTTTGTATGTCTTGGAAACATCTGTAGAAGTCCAGCTGCTGAAGGGGTTTTCACTTATTTCGTTAAGAAAAGAGGTTTTGATTCTAAAATCAGAATTGATTCTGCTGGTACAATCAATTATCATGAA ggtAATCAAACTGATTCAAGAATGAGGGCAGCTTCAAAAAGATGTGGGATTGAGATAACTTCAATTTCAAGGCCAATTAAGTCATCTGATTTTGTTGAGTTTGATCTTATTCTTGCTATGGACAAGCAAAATAGAGAGAG agGATATATGGAAGCTTTTAATAGATGGAAGTTTAGAGATCCTTTACCTGAAGATGCCCACAAAAAG GTTAGGTTGATCTGCTCATATTGTAAGAAACATGATGAAACTGAAGTCCCGGATCCTTGCTATGGTGGACCTGAAGGTTTTAAGAAG GTGTTAGATATGCTTGAAGATGCTTGTGAATCATTGCTAGAAAACATTTTGGCAGAAAATAAACATATACAAGAATCCTAA
- the LOC123890735 gene encoding putative low molecular weight protein-tyrosine-phosphatase slr0328 isoform X3, protein MPILNWFCQCKLVLWRLRTRNYHRHKHHSQFSLYVLETSVEVQLLKGFSLISLRKEVLILKSELILLGNQTDSRMRAASKRCGIEITSISRPIKSSDFVEFDLILAMDKQNRERGYMEAFNRWKFRDPLPEDAHKKVRLICSYCKKHDETEVPDPCYGGPEGFKKVLDMLEDACESLLENILAENKHIQES, encoded by the exons ATGCCAATTTTGAACTGGTTTTGTCAATGCAA GTTAGTGTTGTGGCGTTTAAGAACAAGAAACTACCACAGACACAAACACCATTCTCAGTTCTCTTTGTATGTCTTGGAAACATCTGTAGAAGTCCAGCTGCTGAAGGGGTTTTCACTTATTTCGTTAAGAAAAGAGGTTTTGATTCTAAAATCAGAATTGATTCTGCTG ggtAATCAAACTGATTCAAGAATGAGGGCAGCTTCAAAAAGATGTGGGATTGAGATAACTTCAATTTCAAGGCCAATTAAGTCATCTGATTTTGTTGAGTTTGATCTTATTCTTGCTATGGACAAGCAAAATAGAGAGAG agGATATATGGAAGCTTTTAATAGATGGAAGTTTAGAGATCCTTTACCTGAAGATGCCCACAAAAAG GTTAGGTTGATCTGCTCATATTGTAAGAAACATGATGAAACTGAAGTCCCGGATCCTTGCTATGGTGGACCTGAAGGTTTTAAGAAG GTGTTAGATATGCTTGAAGATGCTTGTGAATCATTGCTAGAAAACATTTTGGCAGAAAATAAACATATACAAGAATCCTAA
- the LOC123890735 gene encoding putative low molecular weight protein-tyrosine-phosphatase slr0328 isoform X1, whose protein sequence is MQVSVVAFKNKKLPQTQTPFSVLFVCLGNICRSPAAEGVFTYFVKKRGFDSKIRIDSAGTINYHEVGISVNVLYEIEISFLRKQLLFLVFFMMGFFRLFKKLIFFLKGNQTDSRMRAASKRCGIEITSISRPIKSSDFVEFDLILAMDKQNRERGYMEAFNRWKFRDPLPEDAHKKVRLICSYCKKHDETEVPDPCYGGPEGFKKVLDMLEDACESLLENILAENKHIQES, encoded by the exons ATGCAA GTTAGTGTTGTGGCGTTTAAGAACAAGAAACTACCACAGACACAAACACCATTCTCAGTTCTCTTTGTATGTCTTGGAAACATCTGTAGAAGTCCAGCTGCTGAAGGGGTTTTCACTTATTTCGTTAAGAAAAGAGGTTTTGATTCTAAAATCAGAATTGATTCTGCTGGTACAATCAATTATCATGAAGTGGGTATATCTGTAAATGTTTTATATGAAATAGAAATATCATTTTTaagaaaacaattattatttttggtattttttatgATGGGTTTTTTCAGATTGtttaaaaagttgattttttttttgaagggtAATCAAACTGATTCAAGAATGAGGGCAGCTTCAAAAAGATGTGGGATTGAGATAACTTCAATTTCAAGGCCAATTAAGTCATCTGATTTTGTTGAGTTTGATCTTATTCTTGCTATGGACAAGCAAAATAGAGAGAG agGATATATGGAAGCTTTTAATAGATGGAAGTTTAGAGATCCTTTACCTGAAGATGCCCACAAAAAG GTTAGGTTGATCTGCTCATATTGTAAGAAACATGATGAAACTGAAGTCCCGGATCCTTGCTATGGTGGACCTGAAGGTTTTAAGAAG GTGTTAGATATGCTTGAAGATGCTTGTGAATCATTGCTAGAAAACATTTTGGCAGAAAATAAACATATACAAGAATCCTAA
- the LOC123890735 gene encoding putative low molecular weight protein-tyrosine-phosphatase slr0328 isoform X9 encodes MQVSVVAFKNKKLPQTQTPFSVLFVCLGNICRSPAAEGVFTYFVKKRGFDSKIRIDSAGTINYHEGNQTDSRMRAASKRCGIEITSISRPIKSSDFVEFDLILAMDKQNRERGYMEAFNRWKFRDPLPEDAHKKVRLICSYCKKHDETEVPDPCYGGPEGFKKV; translated from the exons ATGCAA GTTAGTGTTGTGGCGTTTAAGAACAAGAAACTACCACAGACACAAACACCATTCTCAGTTCTCTTTGTATGTCTTGGAAACATCTGTAGAAGTCCAGCTGCTGAAGGGGTTTTCACTTATTTCGTTAAGAAAAGAGGTTTTGATTCTAAAATCAGAATTGATTCTGCTGGTACAATCAATTATCATGAA ggtAATCAAACTGATTCAAGAATGAGGGCAGCTTCAAAAAGATGTGGGATTGAGATAACTTCAATTTCAAGGCCAATTAAGTCATCTGATTTTGTTGAGTTTGATCTTATTCTTGCTATGGACAAGCAAAATAGAGAGAG agGATATATGGAAGCTTTTAATAGATGGAAGTTTAGAGATCCTTTACCTGAAGATGCCCACAAAAAG GTTAGGTTGATCTGCTCATATTGTAAGAAACATGATGAAACTGAAGTCCCGGATCCTTGCTATGGTGGACCTGAAGGTTTTAAGAAGGTATAA
- the LOC123892164 gene encoding uncharacterized protein LOC123892164 has protein sequence FDEFKNQLDSNHLSITHHAVNRVLRKLDSDPDSARIFFQWVLENYPEKLSSESYNQVLSYLGLSGAVQEFWDLVAVMNKKGFGVSKWVIDTTLDYFQKNGMDVDAFKLKELFDNDTVERLCRIIRNNVWSHHVEKQITDLNLVFSNQLVKLVLFNLGSEPNKALIFFRWIEETGLFKHDVCTSNAMTRVLERKNSIDQYWELFLKDDGAMLEHDMEEETFVNVWQNGENAKIGVMKKKENENTSPERIPIMESDMTISKLKQLIEEKEQCILQHKEQVKKFKRRILHDHCTKQGQSTLFKRLRKSFKAAIEELETEFQDKCQKQEKHFAETEKRCHKILAYCSEESTSQQLMMHIQQCQNEQLIRLRHTSADVWDDFCWVIQISMDVGQTFAKVLQNDENAKIEVEKLEENETTSVERIQIMESDMTISELKQLLEEKEQCILQHKEQEEKFKCRILHDHYMKQGQSTLLKRLRKKIYRMSNDFEAVIEIRRSDFKDMFEKQEKYFAETEERCRKILADCSEESTRQQLMMHIQQCHSEQLNHLRDTTIAVWNDFDEVIKECKLFLYYDHVVMLEELREDYYESSSEE, from the coding sequence TTTGATGAATTTAAGAATCAATTGGATTCGAATCACCTTTCCATTACTCATCATGCGGTAAATCGTGTTTTGCGCAAGCTTGATTCCGATCCCGATTCGGCAAGGATATTCTTTCAATGGGTATTGGAAAACTATCCTGAAAAGTTGAGCTCTGAATCCTATAATCAAGTTTTGAGCTATCTGGGGTTAAGCGGAGCTGTTCAAGAGTTTTGGGATTTGGTTGCTGTTATGAATAAAAAGGGTTTTGGTGTTTCCAAATGGGTCATAGATACAACTTTGGACTATTTTCAAAAGAATGGAATGGATGTTGATGCTTTCAAGTTGAAGGAATTGTTTGATAATGACACTGTTGAGAGGTTGTGTAGGATTATCAGGAACAATGTGTGGAGTCATCATGTTGAGAAACAAATTACGGATTTGAATCTTGTTTTTTCTAATCAATTGGTTAAGTtggttttgttcaatttaggtTCCGAGCCGAATAAGGCACTCATATTTTTCAGGTGGATTGAGGAGACTGGACTTTTTAAGCATGATGTATGCACTTCTAATGCGATGACCAGGGTTCTAGAAAGGAAGAATTCGATTGATCAGTATTGGGAGCTTTTTTTAAAAGATGATGGTGCCATGCTGGAACATGATATGGAAGAGGAGACTTTCGTTAATGTTTGGCAGAATGGCGAAAACGCCAAGATCGGGGTGatgaaaaagaaggaaaatgagAATACGTCTCCTGAGAGAATTCCGATTATGGAATCAGACATGACGATTTCCAAATTAAAGCAACTTATAGAGGAAAAAGAACAATGCATTTTGCAGCATAAAGAACAGGTAAAAAAGTTTAAACGTCGGATCTTACATGATCATTGTACGAAGCAGGGTCAGAGTACACTGTTCAAGCGTCTAAGAAAGAGCTTTAAAGCAGCAATTGAAGAATTGGAGACTGAATTTCAAGACAAGTGTCAGAAACAGGAAaaacattttgcagaaactgaGAAAAGATGTCACAAAATACTTGCATATTGCAGTGAAGAATCAACAAGTCAGCAGTTAATGATGCACATTCAGCAGTGTCAAAATGAACAGTTAATCCGTCTGAGGCATACATCAGCTGATGTGTGGGATGATTTTTGTTGGGTGATTCAAATAAGTATGGATGTTGGGCAGACTTTTGCTAAGGTTTTGCAGAACGACGAAAATGCCAAGATCGAGGTGGAGAAGCTGGAGGAAAATGAGACTACGTCCGTTGAGAGAATTCAGATTATGGAATCAGACATGACAATTTCCGAATTAAAGCAACTTTTAGAGGAAAAAGAACAATGCATTTTGCAGCATAAAGAACAGGAAGAGAAGTTTAAATGTCGGATCTTACATGATCATTATATGAAGCAGGGTCAGAGTACACTTTTAAAGCGTCTAAGAAAGAAAATTTATAGAATGTCCAATGACTTTGAAGCAGTAATTGAAATAAGGAGGAGTGATTTCAAAGACATGTTTGAGAAGCaggaaaaatattttgcagAAACTGAGGAAAGGTGTCGCAAAATACTTGCAGATTGCAGTGAAGAATCAACAAGGCAGCAGTTGATGATGCACATTCAGCAGTGTCACAGTGAACAGTTAAACCATCTTAGAGATACAACAATTGCTGTGTGGAATGATTTTGATGAGGTGATTAAGGAATGTAAGCTTTTTTTATATTACGATCATGTTGTGATGCTGGAAGAGCTGAGAGAAGACTACTATGAAAGCAGCTCTGAGGAATAG
- the LOC123890738 gene encoding uncharacterized protein LOC123890738, with protein MFDTMIGQLENRSLGYDDCLLIMESVLVIAAYMKRTDICLPLWYKILVGGIKPQSDICQLIGYLIPRKTRRQLYALMTVSGYSLLVSFGLWMGPAEHEIRWNWRFRDNVQFCRRLILVFHHRDKDKEAYKRDRRMWTNLRHEYQRSQRMKMLYGAKSPTAPLDEAYKIVQIIKKMDRKLSKRDLAHDDDDPDEREDLAPKVPAPLASEAIANLSVNANVAKAVAEEGGVEILTSLARSMNKLVAEEAAGGLWNLSVGEEHKGVMRDGGIRLLLGLAKSYREGLQSEAAKAIANLSVNANVAKAIAEEGGIEILTSLARSMNKLVAEEAAGGLWNLSVGEEHKGAIAEAGGVLALVDLIFKWSSTGDGVLERAAGALANLAADDKCSTEVALCSGATGLDDENASTD; from the exons ATGTTTGATACTATGATAGGGCAGCTTGAAAATAGATCCCTAGGATATGATGATTGTCTGCTGATTATGGAAAGTGTCCTTGTAATTGCCGCCTACATGAAGAGAACAGATATTTGTTTACCTCTGTGGTACAAAATCTTAGTCGGTGGAATCAAACCGCAGTCTGATATATGTCAATTAATTGGATACCTTATCCCAAGAAAAACTCGCCGTCAGCTTTATGCGCTTATGACGGTATCTGGATACAGTCTGCTAGTTTCTTTTGGCCTATGGATGGGGCCTGCCGAACATGAAATAAGATGGAATTGGAGATTCCGTGATAACGTCCAATTTTGCAGAAGGCTGATTTTGGTATTTCATCATCGGGACAAAGACAAAGAAGCGTATAAGAGGGATCGTCGCATGTGGACAAATTTGAGACATGAGTATCAGAGAAGCCAAAGGATGAAGATGCTTTATGGTGCTAAATCTCCTACTGCACCGCTGGATGAAGCATATAAGATAGTgcagattataaaaaaaatggatcgTAAACTGTCGAAGCGTGATTTGgctcatgatgatgatgatcccGATGAAAGGGAAGATTTGGCTCCCAAAGTCCCCGCTCCTCTTGCATCTGAG GCCATTGCAAATTTGTCTGTGAATGCCAATGTGGCGAAGGCGGTTGCAGAAGAGGGTGGGGTTGAGATTCTCACTAGTTTGGCTAGGTCAATGAACAAACTGGTGGCTGAAGAAGCTGCTGGAGGATTATGGAATCTCTCTGTTGGAGAAGAGCACAAG GGAGTTATGCGAGATGGTGGTATACGCCTCCTTCTTGGCCTTGCAAAATCATACAGGGAAGGGCTTCAGTCTGAGGCAGCCAAG GCCATTGCAAATTTGTCTGTGAATGCCAATGTGGCGAAGGCGATTGCAGAAGAGGGTGGGATTGAGATTCTCACTAGTTTGGCTAGGTCAATGAACAAACTGGTGGCTGAAGAAGCTGCTGGAGGATTATGGAATCTCTCTGTTGGAGAAGAGCACAAG GGTGCCATTGCTGAAGCTGGTGGAGTATTAGCGTTAGTGGATCTTATATTCAAGTGGTCCTCTACTGGAGATGGAGTTTTA gAACGTGCAGCTGGTGCATTGGCTAATTTGGCTGCTGATGACAAGTGTAGTACAGAGGTTGCACTATGTTCAGGAGCCACAGGCCTCGATGATGAAAATGCTAGCACCGATTAA
- the LOC123892166 gene encoding uncharacterized protein LOC123892166: protein SITHHAVNRVLRKLDSDPDSARIFFQWVLENYPEKLTSESYNQVLSYLGLSGAVQEFWDLVAVMNKKGFAVSKWVIDTTLDYFQKNGMDVDAFKLKELFDNDTVERLCRIIRNNVWSHHVEKQIRDLNLVFSNQLVKLVLFNLDSEPNKALIFFRWIEETGLFKHDVCTSNVTDRYWELFFKVDGAMLEQEIFECDGVMLEHDMEKETFVKVWQNGENTKIEVKKKKKENENTSSERIQIMESDMTISNLKLLLEEKEQCILQHKELEKMFKCRISHDHYTKQVQSILLKRLRKKRFKLSQCLKEAIQDLDTEFCDKYHKQKEHFAETEKRCHKVFADCLEESTRQQLMMHIQQGQIEQLKLLRETTIAVWKDFDRAIQVCKDVGETFAKVLQNDENAKIEVEKPKENETTSVERIQIMESDMTISQLKQLLEEKEQCILQHKEPEKKLKCRILHDHYMKQGQSTLLKRLINKIFSMSEDFEAVIRGLESNFHDKCQKQEKHFAETEERCRKIIADCSEESTRQQLMMHIQQCHSEQLNHLRETTIAVWNDFDGVMQAMLNFLYTDYGVMLEEEMLELTGDSESSSNSD from the coding sequence TCCATTACTCATCATGCTGTAAATCGTGTTTTGCGCAAGCTTGATTCCGATCCCGATTCGGCAAGGATATTCTTTCAATGGGTATTGGAAAACTATCCTGAAAAGTTGACCTCTGAATCCTATAATCAAGTTTTGAGCTATCTCGGGTTAAGCGGAGCTGTTCAAGAGTTTTGGGATTTGGTTGCTGTTATGAATAAAAAGGGTTTTGCTGTTTCCAAATGGGTCATAGATACAACTTTGGACTATTTTCAAAAGAATGGAATGGATGTTGATGCTTTCAAGTTGAAGGAATTGTTTGATAATGACACTGTTGAGAGGTTATGTAGGATTATCAGGAACAATGTGTGGAGTCATCATGTTGAGAAACAAATTAGGGATTTGAATCTTGTGTTTTCTAATCAATTGGTTAAGTtggttttgttcaatttagattcCGAGCCGAATAAGGCACTCATATTTTTCAGGTGGATTGAGGAGACTGGACTTTTTAAGCATGATGTATGCACTTCTAATGTGACTGATCGGTATTGGGAGcttttttttaaagttgatGGTGCCATGCTGGAACAGGAGATTTTTGAATGCGATGGTGTGATGCTGGAACATGATATGGAAAAGGAGACTTTCGTTAAGGTTTGGCAAAATGGCGAAAACACCAAGATCgaggtgaagaagaagaagaaggaaaacGAGAATACGTCTTCTGAGAGAATTCAGATTATGGAATCAGACATGACGATTTCCAATTTAAAGCTACTTTTAGAGGAAAAAGAACAATGCATTTTGCAGCATAAAGAACTGGAAAAGATGTTTAAATGTCGGATCTCACATGATCATTATACTAAGCAGGTTCAGAGTATACTGCTAAAGCGTCTTCGAAAGAAAAGATTTAAGTTGTCTCAGTGCTTAAAAGAAGCAATTCAAGATTTGGACACTGAATTTTGCGACAAGTATCACAAGCAGAAAgaacattttgcagaaactgaGAAAAGATGTCACAAAGTATTTGCAGATTGCCTTGAAGAATCAACAAGGCAGCAGTTGATGATGCACATTCAGCAGGGTCAAATTGAACAGTTAAAGCTTCTAAGAGAGACAACAATTGCTGTGTGGAAAGATTTTGATCGGGCGATTCAAGTATGTAAGGATGTTGGTGAGACTTTTGCTAAGGTTTTGCAGAACGACGAAAACGCCAAGATCGAGGTGGAGAAGCCAAAGGAAAATGAGACTACGTCCGTTGAGAGAATTCAGATTATGGAATCAGACATGACAATTTCCCAATTAAAGCAACTTTTAGAGGAAAAAGAACAATGCATTTTGCAGCATAAAGAACCGGAAAAGAAGCTTAAATGTCGGATCTTACATGATCATTATATGAAGCAGGGTCAGAGTACACTGTTAAAGCGTctaataaacaaaatatttagCATGTCCGAGGACTTTGAAGCAGTAATAAGAGGATTGGAGAGTAATTTTCACGACAAGTGTCAGAAGCAGGAAaaacattttgcagaaactgaGGAAAGGTGTCGCAAAATAATTGCAGATTGCAGTGAAGAATCAACAAGGCAGCAGTTGATGATGCACATTCAGCAGTGTCACAGTGAACAGTTAAACCATCTTAGAGAGACAACAATTGCTGTGTGGAATGATTTTGATGGGGTGATGCAAGCAATGCTGAACTTTTTATATACAGATTATGGTGTGATGCTGGAAGAGGAGATGTTAGAGCTGACAGGAGACTCCGAAAGCAGCTCTAATTCTGACTAA
- the LOC123890735 gene encoding putative low molecular weight protein-tyrosine-phosphatase slr0328 isoform X7 produces the protein MQVSVVAFKNKKLPQTQTPFSVLFVCLGNICRSPAAEGVFTYFVKKRGFDSKIRIDSAGTINYHEGNQTDSRMRAASKRCGIEITSISRPIKSSDFVEFDLILAMDKQNRERGYMEAFNRWKFRDPLPEDAHKKVRLICSYCKKHDETEVPDPCYGGPEGFKKSEVEYHLQVQR, from the exons ATGCAA GTTAGTGTTGTGGCGTTTAAGAACAAGAAACTACCACAGACACAAACACCATTCTCAGTTCTCTTTGTATGTCTTGGAAACATCTGTAGAAGTCCAGCTGCTGAAGGGGTTTTCACTTATTTCGTTAAGAAAAGAGGTTTTGATTCTAAAATCAGAATTGATTCTGCTGGTACAATCAATTATCATGAA ggtAATCAAACTGATTCAAGAATGAGGGCAGCTTCAAAAAGATGTGGGATTGAGATAACTTCAATTTCAAGGCCAATTAAGTCATCTGATTTTGTTGAGTTTGATCTTATTCTTGCTATGGACAAGCAAAATAGAGAGAG agGATATATGGAAGCTTTTAATAGATGGAAGTTTAGAGATCCTTTACCTGAAGATGCCCACAAAAAG GTTAGGTTGATCTGCTCATATTGTAAGAAACATGATGAAACTGAAGTCCCGGATCCTTGCTATGGTGGACCTGAAGGTTTTAAGAAG AGTGAAGTTGAATATCATTTACAAGTGCAAAGATAG